In Zingiber officinale cultivar Zhangliang chromosome 8B, Zo_v1.1, whole genome shotgun sequence, a single genomic region encodes these proteins:
- the LOC122017091 gene encoding DNA-directed RNA polymerase V subunit 5A-like — MEAEMEAEMAETESGEGSAVPECLSSFVDRGSVESHRYFLARRTLLEMIRDRGFPVPDDELALTLPSFRSKFGDKPKLDDLRISLSIPCKGSPPKKLLVIFFGTEPFKLSTLREMYGAVKQENLTNLILVLQSKMTSKARDGVKEISKIKVEMFQITELLVNITKHVLMPKHELLTTDEKQDLLKKYNVGESQFPRMLESDPVSRYHGLKKGQIVKVTYEGELTGSHVTYRCVL; from the exons ATGGAGGCGGAGATGGAAGCGGAGATGGCCGAGACGGAATCAGGTGAAGGATCGGCTGTGCCGGAGTGCCTGAGCTCGTTTGTGGACCGTGGTTCGGTGGAGAGCCACCGATATTTCCTCGCGCGACGCACCCTACTCGAGATGATCCGCGACCGAGGTTTCCCTGTTCCAGACGACGAACTCGCCCTCACCCTTCCCTCCTTCCGCTCTAAGTTCGGCGATAAACCGAAGCTTGACGACCTCAGGATCTCCCTGAGCATCCCTTGCAAAGGCAGCCCCCCTAAGAAG CTTCTGGTAATCTTTTTTGGGACTGAGCCTTTCAAGTTGTCAACTCTCCGTGAGATGTATGGCGCCGTCAAACAAGAAAACTTGACTAATTTAATCTTGGTATTACAAAGTAAAATGACATCCAAAGCCAGAGATGGCGTTAAAGAGATTTCTAAGATCAAAGTGGAGATGTTCCAA ATAACTGAATTGCTGGTTAATATCACAAAGCATGTTTTGATGCCAAAACATGAATTACTAACTACAGATGAGAAACAAGACCTACTGAAGAAGTACAACGTGGGTGAAAGTCAG TTTCCTCGTATGCTTGAGAGTGATCCAGTTTCTCGGTATCATGGGTTGAAGAAAGGGCAGATTGTTAAGGTCACCTATGAAGGAGAGCTCACTGGATCTCATGTTACTTACCGCTGCGTTTTGTAA
- the LOC122016562 gene encoding probable E3 ubiquitin-protein ligase RHC1A encodes MSRANTHWCYVCRQAIRPLGTTMICPNCDRGFVQDLNELDGSPLDYLGEDYNNHSDNHFGILDALSALMRQHMGGLNREFDVNSRSNAPTGIEIVFDGGHGLGTRRVNIGDYLLGSGFDNLIEQLTRNNSRGPPPASQSAIDSMPTVKISKRHLRGDSHCPVCKDRFELGSEAREMPCKHIYHSDCIIPWLVHHNSCPVCRHQLPSHGSDHIPTRNHHSGGSGSSNTNSSRESGGEGHARRNNSNSSRESGGEGQTRRNPSSARPSQTANPTSSNANESSGSTSDGIHELHYTGWPFDY; translated from the coding sequence ATGTCAAGAGCAAATACACACTGGTGTTATGTTTGCAGGCAAGCAATTCGGCCACTTGGAACGACCATGATCTGCCCAAACTGTGATAGAGGATTCGTGCAAGACCTGAATGAGCTAGATGGAAGCCCACTTGATTACTTGGGGGAGGACTATAACAATCACAGTGATAATCATTTTGGAATTCTGGATGCTTTGTCTGCCTTGATGAGACAGCATATGGGAGGACTGAATCGGGAATTTGATGTTAATAGCAGATCCAATGCTCCAACAGGGATTGAGATAGTCTTCGATGGAGGACATGGACTTGGTACAAGGCGTGTCAATATAGGTGACTATCTTCTTGGTTCTGGATTCGATAACCTCATCGAACAGCTCACTAGAAACAACAGTCGCGGCCCACCACCTGCTTCTCAATCAGCAATTGACTCCATGCCCACTGTAAAGATAAGCAAGAGGCATCTCCGTGGTGATTCACACTGCCCTGTTTGTAAAGACAGATTCGAGTTGGGATCTGAAGCACGGGAAATGCCCTGTAAGCATATATATCACTCCGACTGCATTATTCCGTGGCTAGTCCATCACAATTCTTGCCCGGTTTGTCGTCATCAGTTGCCATCTCATGGCTCTGACCATATCCCGACTAGAAACCACCATAGTGGTGGCAGTGGAAGCAGCAACACTAACAGTAGCAGAGAATCTGGAGGTGAGGGCCATGCCAGGAGGAACAACAGCAATAGTAGTAGGGAATCTGGCGGTGAGGGCCAAACCAGGAGGAATccttcctccgctcggccatcGCAGACTGCTAATCCTACTAGCTCTAATGCAAACGAGTCGAGTGGGAGCACCAGTGATGGTATTCATGAACTCCATTACACTGGATGGCCTTTTGATTATTAA